In Mytilus trossulus isolate FHL-02 chromosome 6, PNRI_Mtr1.1.1.hap1, whole genome shotgun sequence, a single window of DNA contains:
- the LOC134721898 gene encoding galactoside alpha-(1,2)-fucosyltransferase 2-like isoform X1: MTSDGTTIMAGHNDFGRFVVLSLTFGCCSIVFYVFTQQDVIIHKFAKSYLVTITHSSNETHFTGRNNYKISEKPLKLQNISTKSINTYVTMNFKGRLGNEIFEYASLYGIARYNHMIPVVDDKFRLRRIFKISLTSVKPLANIKRFKEAKACAFDEKAFVLDRKYNWTLSVYLQSWKYFIEYSDDIRKELRFQDAIQAQAVQKFNEIVKSRNVTDKNKLTYIAVHVRRGDMLNNKPNVNLGYTTANVSYVNNAMSWFKKKYPSAFFIFASDDIAWCKANFNKPNTAFITQRNSAEVDMAILSQCNHSIITTGTYGWWSAWFSGGQTIYYKDFPRKGSGLDKLFDAKTYFPPNWIAMSHL; encoded by the coding sequence CCATCGTATTTTACGTCTTCACACAGCAGGATGTAATAATACACAAATTTGCGAAAAGCTACTTAGTGACTATAACACATTCTTCAAATGAAACACATTTCACAGGAAGAAACAATTATAAGATTTCTGAAAAGCcgttaaaattacaaaatattagtaCAAAATCGATCAACACTTATGTAACAATGAATTTTAAAGGTCGTCTAGGAAACGAAATATTTGAATATGCATCATTGTATGGTATAGCTAGATATAATCATATGATTCCTGTCGTGGACGATAAATTTCGCCTAAGAagaatttttaagatatctCTCACTTCAGTGAAACCATTGGCAAATATCAAACGCTTCAAAGAGGCGAAAGCATGTGCATTTGACGAAAAAGCTTTCGTCTTGGACAGGAAGTATAATTGGACACTTTCAGTATACCTTCAAAgttggaaatattttattgaatatagTGATGATATAAGGAAAGAATTACGTTTTCAAGACGCTATACAGGCTCAAGCGGTGcaaaagtttaatgaaattGTGAAATCTAGAAATgtaacagacaaaaacaaattaacatatataGCGGTTCATGTTCGCCGAGGAGATATGCTGAATAATAAACCTAATGTCAATTTAGGATATACAACCGCAAACGTTAGTTACGTGAATAATGCCATGTCATGGTTCAAGAAAAAGTATCCTAgtgcctttttcatttttgcctCAGATGACATAGCTTGGTGTAAAGCTAATTTCAATAAACCAAACACTGCATTTATAACTCAAAGGAATTCTGCAGAGGTTGACATGGCAATACTTTCACAGTGTAATCATTCAATAATTACAACTGGAACTTATGGATGGTGGTCAGCTTGGTTTAGTGGCGGTCAAACTATATATTATAAAGATTTTCCAAGGAAAGGATCAGGACTCGACAAATTGTTTGATGCAAAAACTTATTTTCCACCAAACTGGATAGCGATGTcacatttatga
- the LOC134721898 gene encoding galactoside alpha-(1,2)-fucosyltransferase 2-like isoform X2, with amino-acid sequence MGHNDFGRFVVLSLTFGCCSIVFYVFTQQDVIIHKFAKSYLVTITHSSNETHFTGRNNYKISEKPLKLQNISTKSINTYVTMNFKGRLGNEIFEYASLYGIARYNHMIPVVDDKFRLRRIFKISLTSVKPLANIKRFKEAKACAFDEKAFVLDRKYNWTLSVYLQSWKYFIEYSDDIRKELRFQDAIQAQAVQKFNEIVKSRNVTDKNKLTYIAVHVRRGDMLNNKPNVNLGYTTANVSYVNNAMSWFKKKYPSAFFIFASDDIAWCKANFNKPNTAFITQRNSAEVDMAILSQCNHSIITTGTYGWWSAWFSGGQTIYYKDFPRKGSGLDKLFDAKTYFPPNWIAMSHL; translated from the coding sequence CCATCGTATTTTACGTCTTCACACAGCAGGATGTAATAATACACAAATTTGCGAAAAGCTACTTAGTGACTATAACACATTCTTCAAATGAAACACATTTCACAGGAAGAAACAATTATAAGATTTCTGAAAAGCcgttaaaattacaaaatattagtaCAAAATCGATCAACACTTATGTAACAATGAATTTTAAAGGTCGTCTAGGAAACGAAATATTTGAATATGCATCATTGTATGGTATAGCTAGATATAATCATATGATTCCTGTCGTGGACGATAAATTTCGCCTAAGAagaatttttaagatatctCTCACTTCAGTGAAACCATTGGCAAATATCAAACGCTTCAAAGAGGCGAAAGCATGTGCATTTGACGAAAAAGCTTTCGTCTTGGACAGGAAGTATAATTGGACACTTTCAGTATACCTTCAAAgttggaaatattttattgaatatagTGATGATATAAGGAAAGAATTACGTTTTCAAGACGCTATACAGGCTCAAGCGGTGcaaaagtttaatgaaattGTGAAATCTAGAAATgtaacagacaaaaacaaattaacatatataGCGGTTCATGTTCGCCGAGGAGATATGCTGAATAATAAACCTAATGTCAATTTAGGATATACAACCGCAAACGTTAGTTACGTGAATAATGCCATGTCATGGTTCAAGAAAAAGTATCCTAgtgcctttttcatttttgcctCAGATGACATAGCTTGGTGTAAAGCTAATTTCAATAAACCAAACACTGCATTTATAACTCAAAGGAATTCTGCAGAGGTTGACATGGCAATACTTTCACAGTGTAATCATTCAATAATTACAACTGGAACTTATGGATGGTGGTCAGCTTGGTTTAGTGGCGGTCAAACTATATATTATAAAGATTTTCCAAGGAAAGGATCAGGACTCGACAAATTGTTTGATGCAAAAACTTATTTTCCACCAAACTGGATAGCGATGTcacatttatga